One window of Bos indicus isolate NIAB-ARS_2022 breed Sahiwal x Tharparkar chromosome 18, NIAB-ARS_B.indTharparkar_mat_pri_1.0, whole genome shotgun sequence genomic DNA carries:
- the CES2 gene encoding cocaine esterase isoform X1 gives MKPDGPRLRLRAVAFGFLLLLVPGQGQDSTRPVRTTHTGKVQGSLVYVNNADMGVHTFLGIPFAKPPVGPLRFAPPEPPESWSGVKDGTSQPAKCPQDADGMKSMELWNVTLPSTSMSEDCLYLNIHTPAYSHEGSNLPVMVWIHGGGLVLGMASMYDGSALAAFGDVVVVVIQYRLGLLGFFSTGDKHATGNWGYLDQVAALRWVQQNIAYFGGDPGRVTIFGESAGGISVSLHVISPMSQGLFHGAIMESGVALLPGLTINSSDKVAKVVANLSACGQVDSEALVDCLRHKNEEEVLAINKLVKIIPGVVDGIFLPKHPLELLASDDFQPVPSIIGVNNDEYGWIIPLSVNNSDTRREISRESVRNALQELSTMTTMPPEFGELLMEEYIEDSEDHQTLQNQLHEIMGDYLFVIPALQVAMFHRSHAPVYFYEFQHQSSFFKDVRPSSVRADHGDEVLFLFRNEQIQFTEEEELLSRKMIKYWANFARNQNPNGEGLPHWPMFDQEDQYMQLNTQPAVGRALKAHRLQFWMKTLPQKTQELMETKEKHTEL, from the exons ATGAAGCCGGACGGGCCTCGCTTGCGTCTGAGGGCCGTGGCCTTCGGGTTCTTGCTTCTCCTCGTCCCGGGCCAGG GCCAGGACTCTACCCGCCCTGTCCGaaccacacacacagggaaggtACAGGGGAGCCTTGTCTACGTGAATAATGCTGATATGGGGGTCCACACCTTCTTGGGAATTCCCTTTGCCAAGCCACCTGTAGGGCCGCTGCGATTTGCACCCCCGGAGCCCCCAGAATCTTGGAGTGGTGTAAAGGATGGGACTTCCCAGCCAGCCAA GTGTCCGCAGGACGCCGACGGCATGAAAAGCATGGAACTATGGAATGTGACCCTGCCTTCTACCTCCATGTCTGAAGATTGTCTGTACCTCAACATCCACACACCTGCCTATTCCCATGAGGGCTCCAATCTGCCT GTGATGGTGTGGATCCATGGTGGCGGGCTTGTCCTGGGCATGGCGTCCATGTATGACGGCTCTGCACTGGCAGCCTTTGGAGACGTGGTGGTGGTCGTTATCCAGTACCGCCTGGGTTTGCTGGGCTTCTTCAG CACTGGAGACAAGCACGCAACTGGCAACTGGGGCTACCTGGATCAAGTGGCCGCACTGCGCTGGGTCCAGCAGAATATCGCCTACTTTGGAGGCGACCCTGGCCGTGTCACAATTTTTGGCGAGTCTGCGGGTGGCATAAGCGTGTCTTTGCATGTCATATCCCCCATGTCCCAAGGACTCTTCCATGGCGCCATCATGGAGAGTGGCGTGGCCCTGCTGCCTGGCCTCACCATCAACTCATCTGACAAGGTCGCCAAA GTGGTAGCCAACCTGTCTGCCTGTGGCCAGGTTGACTCAGAGGCCCTGGTGGACTGCCTGCGGCACAAGAATGAAGAGGAGGTTCTGGCCATCAACAAG CTCGTCAAGATCATCCCCGGCGTGGTGGATGGGATCTTCCTGCCCAAGCACCCCCTGGAGCTGCTGGCCTCTGACGACTTTCAACCTGTCCCCAGCATCATTGGTGTCAACAATGATGAGTATGGTTGGATCATCCCCTTG AGCGTGAACAATTCTGACACTAGGAGGGAAATAAGCAGAGAGTCCGTGAGGAATGCCTTGCAGGAATTGTCAACAATGACG ACTATGCCTCCTGAGTTTGGTGAGCTGTTGATGGAGGAGTACATAGAGGACAGTGAAGACCACCAGACCCTCCAAAACCAGCTCCATGAGATTATGGGGGACTACCTTTTTGTGATCCCTGCACTCCAAGTAGCAATGTTTCATC GTTCCCACGCCCCCGTCTACTTCTACGAGTTCCAACATCAGTCCAGCTTCTTCAAGGATGTCAGGCCGAGCTCTGTGAGGGCGGACCATGGAGATGAGGTTCTCTTCCTCTTCAGAAATGAGCAAA TCCAATTcacggaggaggaggagctgctgAGCAGGAAGATGATCAAGTATTGGGCCAACTTTGCTCGAAATCA GAACCCCAATGGTGAGGGTCTGCCCCACTGGCCGATGTTCGACCAGGAGGACCAATACATGCAGCTGAACACGCAGCCTGCAGTGGGCCGGGCCCTGAAGGCCCACAGGCTCCAGTTCTGGATGAAGACCCTACCCCAGAAGACACAGGAGCTAATGGAGACCAAGGAGAAGCACACAGAACTATAG
- the RRAD gene encoding GTP-binding protein RAD — protein sequence MTLNGGGSGAGGNRGGGRERDRRRGSTPWGPALPLHRRSMPVDERDLQAALSPGALTTAEAGTGAQGPRLDWPEGSSDSLSSGGSDSDESVYKVLLLGAPGVGKSALARIFGGVEDGPEAEAAGHTYDRSIMVDGEEASLMVYDIWEQDGGRWLPGHCLAMGDAYVIVYSVTDKGSFEKASELRVQLRRARQTDDVPIILVGNKSDLVRSREVSLDEGRACAVVFDCKFIETSAALHHNVQALFEGVVRQIRLRRDSKEANARRQAGTRRRESLGKKAKRFLGRIVARNSRKMAMRAKSKSCHDLSVL from the exons ATGACTCTGAACGGCGGCGGCAGCGGAGCCGGCGGGAACCGCGGCGGGGGCCGGGAACGCGATCGCCGTCGGGGCAGCACACCTTGGGGCCCCGCGCTCCCGCTGCACCGCCGGAGCATGCCGGTGGACGAGCGCGACCTGCAGGCGGCGCTGTCTCCGGGCGCTCTGACAACGGCCGAAGCCGGGACAGGGGCCCAGGGTCCGAGGCTGGACTGGCCCGAGGGCTCCTCCGACTCGCTCAGCTCAGGAGGAAGCGATTCAGACGAGAGCGTTTACAAGGTGCTGCTGCTGGGGGCGCCTGGCGTGGGCAAGAGCGCTCTGGCGCGCATCTTCGGAGGTGTAGAGGACGGGCCTGAAGCGGAAGCCGCAG GGCACACATATGACCGCTCCATCATGGTGGACGGAGAAGAGGCGTCACTCATGGTCTATGACATTTGGGAGCAG GATGGGGGTCGCTGGCTACCTGGCCACTGCCTAGCCATGGGAGATGCATATGTCATTGTGTACTCAGTGACCGACAAGGGAAGCTTCGAGAAGGCCTCAGAGCTGCGGGTTCAGCTGCGGCGGGCGCGGCAGACAGATGACGTGCCCATCATCCTAGTGGGCAACAAAAGCGACCTGGTGCGCTCTCGCGAGGTCTCCTTGGACG AGGGCCGGGCCTGTGCCGTTGTCTTTGACTGCAAGTTCATCGAGACGTCGGCTGCACTGCACCACAACGTCCAGGCACTGTTCGAGGGTGTCGTGCGTCAGATACGCCTGCGCAGGGACAGCAAAGAGGCCAACGCGCGTCGGCAAGCGGGTACCCGGCGGCGAGAGAGCCTGGGCAAGAAGGCGAAGCGCTTCCTGGGCCGCATCGTCGCTCGAAACAGCCGCAAGATGGCCATGCGTGCCAAGTCCAAGTCCTGCCATGACCTATCGGTGCTCTAG
- the LOC109572561 gene encoding small ribosomal subunit protein uS14-like codes for MGHQQLYWIHQRKFGQSSRSCWVCSNHHGLIQKYGLKMCHQRFHQYAKDISVVKLD; via the coding sequence ATGGGCCACCAGCAGCTCTATTGGATCCATCAGAGAAAATTCGGCCAGAGTTCTCGCTCTTGCTGGGTCTGCTCAAACCACCATGGTCTGATCCAAAAATACGGCCTCAAAATGTGCCACCAGCGTTTCCACCAGTATGCGAAGGACATCAGCGTCGTTAAGTTGGACTAA
- the CIAO2B gene encoding cytosolic iron-sulfur assembly component 2B — MPKVAGSGSAMVGGGGMGGGLLENANPLIYERSGDRPVSAGEEDEQVPDSIDAREIFDLIRSINDPEHPLTLEELNVVEQVRVQVSDPESTVAVAFTPTIPHCSMATLIGLSIKVKLLRSLPQRFKMDVHITPGTHASEHAVNKQLADKERVAAALENTHLLEVVNQCLSARS, encoded by the exons ATGCCTAAGGTCGCCGGCAGCGGTTCCGCGATGGTGGGCGGCGGCGGCATGGGGGGCGGTCTCCTGGAGAACGCTAACCCCCTCATCTACGAGCGCTCTGGGGACCGGCCAGTGTCCGCGGGCGAGGAGGACGAGCAGGTTCCAGACAGCATCGACGCGCGCGAGATCTTCGAT TTGATTCGCTCCATCAATGACCCGGAGCATCCCCTGACGCTAGAAGAATTGAACGTAGTAGAGCAAGTCCGGGTTCAG GTGAGCGACCCCGAGAGCACAGTGGCTGTGGCCTTCACACCCACCATTCCACACTGCAGTATGGCCACCCTTATTGGCCTGTCCATCAAAGTCAAGCTTCTTCGATCCCTTCCCCAGCGTTTCAAG ATGGATGTGCACATTACACCAGGGACCCATGCCTCAGAACATGCAG TGAACAAGCAGCTTGCAGATAAAGAGCGGGTGGCAGCTGCCCTAGAGAACACCCACCTGCTTGAGGTTGTGAACCAGTGTCTGTCAGCCCGGTCTTGA
- the CES2 gene encoding cocaine esterase isoform X2 has translation MKSMELWNVTLPSTSMSEDCLYLNIHTPAYSHEGSNLPVMVWIHGGGLVLGMASMYDGSALAAFGDVVVVVIQYRLGLLGFFSTGDKHATGNWGYLDQVAALRWVQQNIAYFGGDPGRVTIFGESAGGISVSLHVISPMSQGLFHGAIMESGVALLPGLTINSSDKVAKVVANLSACGQVDSEALVDCLRHKNEEEVLAINKLVKIIPGVVDGIFLPKHPLELLASDDFQPVPSIIGVNNDEYGWIIPLSVNNSDTRREISRESVRNALQELSTMTTMPPEFGELLMEEYIEDSEDHQTLQNQLHEIMGDYLFVIPALQVAMFHRSHAPVYFYEFQHQSSFFKDVRPSSVRADHGDEVLFLFRNEQIQFTEEEELLSRKMIKYWANFARNQNPNGEGLPHWPMFDQEDQYMQLNTQPAVGRALKAHRLQFWMKTLPQKTQELMETKEKHTEL, from the exons ATGAAAAGCATGGAACTATGGAATGTGACCCTGCCTTCTACCTCCATGTCTGAAGATTGTCTGTACCTCAACATCCACACACCTGCCTATTCCCATGAGGGCTCCAATCTGCCT GTGATGGTGTGGATCCATGGTGGCGGGCTTGTCCTGGGCATGGCGTCCATGTATGACGGCTCTGCACTGGCAGCCTTTGGAGACGTGGTGGTGGTCGTTATCCAGTACCGCCTGGGTTTGCTGGGCTTCTTCAG CACTGGAGACAAGCACGCAACTGGCAACTGGGGCTACCTGGATCAAGTGGCCGCACTGCGCTGGGTCCAGCAGAATATCGCCTACTTTGGAGGCGACCCTGGCCGTGTCACAATTTTTGGCGAGTCTGCGGGTGGCATAAGCGTGTCTTTGCATGTCATATCCCCCATGTCCCAAGGACTCTTCCATGGCGCCATCATGGAGAGTGGCGTGGCCCTGCTGCCTGGCCTCACCATCAACTCATCTGACAAGGTCGCCAAA GTGGTAGCCAACCTGTCTGCCTGTGGCCAGGTTGACTCAGAGGCCCTGGTGGACTGCCTGCGGCACAAGAATGAAGAGGAGGTTCTGGCCATCAACAAG CTCGTCAAGATCATCCCCGGCGTGGTGGATGGGATCTTCCTGCCCAAGCACCCCCTGGAGCTGCTGGCCTCTGACGACTTTCAACCTGTCCCCAGCATCATTGGTGTCAACAATGATGAGTATGGTTGGATCATCCCCTTG AGCGTGAACAATTCTGACACTAGGAGGGAAATAAGCAGAGAGTCCGTGAGGAATGCCTTGCAGGAATTGTCAACAATGACG ACTATGCCTCCTGAGTTTGGTGAGCTGTTGATGGAGGAGTACATAGAGGACAGTGAAGACCACCAGACCCTCCAAAACCAGCTCCATGAGATTATGGGGGACTACCTTTTTGTGATCCCTGCACTCCAAGTAGCAATGTTTCATC GTTCCCACGCCCCCGTCTACTTCTACGAGTTCCAACATCAGTCCAGCTTCTTCAAGGATGTCAGGCCGAGCTCTGTGAGGGCGGACCATGGAGATGAGGTTCTCTTCCTCTTCAGAAATGAGCAAA TCCAATTcacggaggaggaggagctgctgAGCAGGAAGATGATCAAGTATTGGGCCAACTTTGCTCGAAATCA GAACCCCAATGGTGAGGGTCTGCCCCACTGGCCGATGTTCGACCAGGAGGACCAATACATGCAGCTGAACACGCAGCCTGCAGTGGGCCGGGCCCTGAAGGCCCACAGGCTCCAGTTCTGGATGAAGACCCTACCCCAGAAGACACAGGAGCTAATGGAGACCAAGGAGAAGCACACAGAACTATAG